A part of Desulfotomaculum nigrificans DSM 574 genomic DNA contains:
- a CDS encoding IS607 family transposase has product MYSIQEAAKLLGVSISTMRRWEKEGKIKPVRTQGGHRRYTLEELSQIKPLQYDTKLTIAYCRVSSSDQKEDLQRQIENVSQYCTAKGYSFKVITDIGSGLNYNKKGLKELLHLVQSNKLERIVINFKDRLIRFGYEIIEQICEFHGVTIEIINHTEDKTYEQELVEDILSIITLFSSRLYGSRSHKQKKIQKEAEKWFKESDAI; this is encoded by the coding sequence ATGTATTCAATTCAAGAAGCAGCAAAACTACTGGGAGTATCAATATCAACCATGCGGAGGTGGGAAAAAGAAGGGAAGATTAAACCTGTCAGAACACAGGGTGGACATAGGAGATATACCTTAGAGGAATTATCCCAAATAAAGCCCCTGCAATACGATACAAAACTAACCATAGCCTACTGCCGGGTGTCTTCCTCCGACCAAAAAGAAGATTTACAAAGACAGATAGAAAACGTATCACAGTATTGTACGGCCAAGGGATATTCCTTCAAGGTTATCACTGATATAGGCAGTGGTCTAAACTATAACAAAAAAGGGCTTAAAGAACTACTGCATCTGGTTCAATCAAACAAATTAGAACGGATTGTTATTAATTTTAAGGATAGGTTAATTCGCTTTGGCTACGAGATAATCGAGCAAATCTGCGAATTTCATGGTGTCACTATCGAGATTATCAATCATACCGAAGATAAAACATATGAGCAAGAATTAGTAGAAGATATATTATCAATAATCACACTATTTAGCAGTAGATTATATGGCAGCAGAAGCCACAAGCAAAAAAAGATTCAAAAAGAGGCCGAAAAGTGGTTTAAAGAGAGTGATGCCATTTGA
- a CDS encoding RNA-guided endonuclease InsQ/TnpB family protein — MIFNRKIRLIVTDEQARKLDSQSKKCNWLYNQLLAIARDDYINNGNSKKLLSGRNLRNQVPILKQDNPFLKTVHSSPLKNVALRLKDAYMRSFKQGNGLPKFRAWKKKWFSLLYDEPNKGFRINGRELKLSLGTNKEGKRLYITLALEDAPASPESTIKNLRITKDHKAYYAVFCIEKPDKKPAKRLKWIALDPNHKNLMVGINQDGVSYEFKNLTQIKYWDKVIDRLKSKRDVCLRKAKFIETYEGRGYWQSSKRWLRINKALDKAYNARREQIKQGLYAIANRLAKTYDLVLMGDYTPTLETAKYDNMHRSMLNQTAIAKARKIIAWVMEKSGKHFKEVAEEGTTKTCSFCGHEEKKDPTVRVFTCPNCQTTLSRDINSAINIAKKENLLPCLGYVEDLSRTTYTVAWDYTRCNLMVQMN; from the coding sequence TTGATATTCAACCGAAAGATAAGGCTAATCGTAACAGACGAACAAGCAAGAAAACTAGACTCCCAATCCAAGAAATGCAACTGGCTGTACAACCAGCTTTTAGCTATAGCAAGAGATGACTATATTAACAATGGCAACAGTAAAAAACTCCTATCCGGCCGGAATTTAAGAAACCAGGTGCCAATACTAAAGCAAGATAACCCATTTCTTAAGACAGTCCATTCCTCACCTCTAAAAAATGTTGCCCTGCGGTTAAAGGATGCTTACATGCGGTCCTTTAAGCAGGGTAACGGCCTACCCAAATTCCGAGCGTGGAAAAAGAAGTGGTTTTCCCTTTTGTATGACGAACCAAACAAAGGCTTTAGAATTAACGGCCGAGAACTAAAACTAAGCCTTGGCACCAATAAAGAAGGCAAAAGGCTTTATATCACCCTGGCCCTGGAAGATGCCCCGGCGTCCCCGGAGAGCACAATCAAAAACCTACGCATTACAAAAGATCATAAAGCCTATTATGCAGTCTTTTGTATTGAAAAGCCGGATAAAAAACCGGCTAAAAGATTAAAATGGATAGCCTTAGACCCAAACCACAAAAACCTGATGGTAGGTATTAACCAAGATGGTGTTAGTTATGAGTTTAAGAACTTGACTCAAATTAAATACTGGGACAAAGTAATTGACCGGTTGAAATCGAAAAGGGATGTCTGTCTACGTAAAGCAAAGTTTATTGAAACCTACGAAGGCAGAGGCTATTGGCAGTCCAGTAAGCGTTGGCTGAGGATAAATAAGGCTTTGGATAAGGCATATAACGCCCGGCGAGAACAGATTAAGCAGGGATTATATGCAATCGCTAACCGGCTGGCCAAAACCTATGATTTAGTTCTTATGGGTGATTATACCCCCACCTTGGAAACAGCTAAATATGATAATATGCACCGTTCGATGCTAAACCAGACAGCCATTGCTAAAGCCAGGAAAATTATTGCCTGGGTCATGGAGAAGTCCGGCAAGCATTTTAAAGAGGTAGCAGAGGAAGGAACCACTAAAACCTGTTCCTTCTGTGGCCATGAAGAAAAGAAGGACCCAACGGTGCGGGTCTTTACCTGCCCTAACTGTCAGACGACACTTAGCAGGGACATAAATAGTGCTATCAATATAGCCAAAAAAGAAAATTTATTGCCGTGCCTCGGCTATGTGGAAGACTTAAGTCGTACCACGTACACTGTGGCCTGGGATTACACTAGGTGTAACCTGATGGTGCAGATGAATTAA
- the asnS gene encoding asparagine--tRNA ligase: MLQGTLIKHLGKHVGEEVTVQGWLYNKRSSGKIQFLIVRDGTGLVQGVLVKNEAPELFELAKTLTQESSLRLKGIVREEPRAVGGYELNVTDLEIIHIAEEYPITHKEHGVDFLMDRRHLWIRTPRQNAILRIRAEIEQAARDFFHQNDFTLVDSPIITPAACEGTTTLFELDYHGEKAYLSQSGQLYNEASAMAVGRMYCFGPTFRAEKSKTRRHLMEFWMIEAEAAFFDHEDNMKLQEELVYFIIQRVLERRRKDLEFLGRDISKLEAIKLPFPRLSYTEAVELLKSKGEEFQWGDDFGAPHETIISESFNAPVFVHRYPAEIKAFYMQPDPEDPRVVLGADLIAPEGYGEIIGGGQRIHDFKLLEQRIEEHKLPKEAFEWYLDLRRYGSVPHSGFGLGLERTVAWICKLDHVRETIPYPRMLYRVYP; this comes from the coding sequence TTGTTGCAGGGCACACTCATTAAACATCTGGGAAAACACGTAGGTGAAGAAGTCACCGTTCAAGGTTGGTTGTATAACAAACGATCCTCAGGTAAAATTCAATTTCTGATTGTTCGGGACGGTACCGGTTTAGTGCAAGGCGTATTAGTAAAAAATGAAGCCCCGGAACTTTTTGAGCTGGCCAAGACTTTAACCCAAGAATCTTCCTTAAGACTAAAGGGAATTGTGCGGGAAGAACCCCGGGCCGTTGGCGGTTATGAGCTAAATGTTACCGACCTGGAGATCATACATATTGCCGAAGAATACCCCATTACCCACAAAGAACATGGCGTGGATTTCTTAATGGATCGACGTCACCTCTGGATAAGAACGCCCCGGCAAAATGCCATTTTACGAATTAGGGCGGAAATAGAACAGGCTGCCCGGGATTTTTTTCACCAGAATGATTTCACCCTGGTAGATAGCCCCATTATCACGCCCGCTGCCTGTGAGGGTACCACCACCTTATTTGAGCTGGATTATCACGGCGAGAAGGCCTACCTGTCCCAGAGTGGTCAGCTTTACAATGAGGCCTCGGCCATGGCGGTGGGCCGTATGTATTGCTTTGGCCCCACCTTCCGGGCTGAGAAATCCAAAACCAGACGTCACCTGATGGAGTTCTGGATGATAGAGGCAGAGGCAGCCTTTTTTGACCATGAAGACAACATGAAGTTACAGGAAGAATTAGTTTATTTCATTATTCAACGGGTACTGGAACGCCGGCGTAAGGATTTGGAGTTCCTGGGTCGGGATATCAGTAAACTGGAGGCCATAAAATTACCTTTCCCCCGCCTGAGTTACACCGAGGCAGTGGAGTTATTAAAAAGCAAGGGGGAGGAATTCCAGTGGGGGGATGACTTTGGGGCACCCCATGAAACCATCATTTCCGAAAGCTTTAATGCACCGGTGTTTGTCCATCGTTATCCTGCTGAGATTAAAGCCTTTTATATGCAACCGGATCCCGAGGATCCCAGGGTGGTGCTGGGGGCTGATTTAATTGCACCGGAAGGTTACGGTGAAATTATCGGCGGCGGCCAGCGTATTCACGACTTCAAACTACTGGAGCAGCGGATTGAGGAACATAAGTTGCCCAAGGAAGCCTTTGAATGGTATCTGGATTTGCGCCGCTATGGTAGTGTGCCCCACTCGGGTTTTGGTCTGGGCCTGGAACGCACGGTGGCCTGGATTTGCAAGTTGGATCATGTGCGGGAAACCATTCCCTACCCCCGGATGTTATACAGGGTATATCCCTAA
- a CDS encoding acyl-CoA dehydratase activase, with protein sequence MITAGIDVGSVSTKVVLLVDNEIKYLVRPTGWSPRDAGEQTYHELLAQVGCKPENVAYRVGTGYGRISLGFIDKAVTEIHCHARGANYLVGRGGLVIDIGGQDSKAILINQQGKVIDFTMNDKCAAGTGRFLQVMAAALGVDVSELADLAAGRNPLEINSMCTVFAESEVISLLAKGADKRDIIAGIHRSVARRVWGMASRFMPAEQVIFTGGVARNHHIKDQLAREAGVPVIVPELSQVAGALGAALYARELAEKC encoded by the coding sequence TTGATAACAGCTGGCATAGATGTGGGATCAGTTTCCACCAAAGTTGTACTATTGGTTGATAACGAAATAAAATACTTAGTTCGTCCCACCGGGTGGAGTCCCAGGGATGCCGGTGAACAAACCTATCATGAATTACTGGCCCAGGTAGGGTGTAAGCCTGAAAATGTAGCTTACCGAGTGGGCACCGGCTATGGGCGAATTTCCCTTGGCTTCATTGACAAAGCGGTAACGGAAATTCACTGCCATGCCCGGGGTGCCAACTACTTGGTGGGCCGGGGTGGACTGGTGATTGATATTGGAGGCCAGGACAGTAAGGCCATTTTAATTAACCAGCAGGGTAAGGTTATTGATTTTACCATGAACGACAAATGTGCCGCCGGGACCGGCAGGTTCTTACAGGTAATGGCAGCCGCCCTGGGTGTTGATGTTTCAGAATTGGCTGATTTGGCCGCCGGGCGCAATCCCCTGGAGATAAACAGTATGTGTACGGTTTTTGCCGAATCAGAAGTGATCAGCCTGTTGGCCAAGGGAGCAGATAAAAGAGATATTATTGCCGGCATTCACCGGTCGGTGGCCAGACGGGTTTGGGGTATGGCCAGCCGCTTTATGCCAGCGGAACAAGTGATTTTTACCGGCGGGGTGGCCCGCAACCATCATATTAAAGATCAACTGGCCCGGGAAGCGGGTGTGCCGGTGATTGTACCGGAGCTTAGCCAGGTAGCAGGTGCTCTGGGTGCCGCCCTTTACGCTCGTGAATTAGCGGAAAAATGCTAA
- a CDS encoding double-cubane-cluster-containing anaerobic reductase, with product MRPESMKIFDDLRNLNVLTIQNAKKNGEKVVGCYCTYSPQELILAAGAHSVTLCGTRQEPVAAAERDLPRNLCPLIKSSYGFAITGKCPYFEAADLLVAETTCDGKKKMYELMGKIKPMHVMNLPQSADSEGALEQWTQEMHRFKAWLEQKFAVQITEEDIRKAIKLMNRERNALRRLHAVTKFKPSPITGVDLLVSVWTKGFNVNKEEGIKLVEDLAAEVEAMAARGESPFTADAPRILLTGCPVGFGSEKVVRLLEESGASVVAFENCSGYKSLDRLVDEDPNKDVMVALAEKYLNIPCSCMTPNQGRLELIGKLAKEYEVDGVVDLTWQACHTYNVEAFVIRDYVQKQLNLPYMHLETDYSESDVEQLRVRVQAFLELIQG from the coding sequence GTGCGTCCGGAAAGTATGAAAATTTTTGATGACCTGCGTAACCTTAATGTTCTGACCATACAAAACGCTAAGAAAAACGGGGAAAAGGTGGTTGGCTGTTATTGCACCTACTCACCCCAGGAGCTAATTTTAGCTGCCGGAGCCCATTCAGTTACCCTGTGTGGTACCAGACAGGAACCGGTGGCAGCCGCCGAGCGGGATCTACCCAGAAACCTGTGTCCTTTAATTAAATCCAGCTACGGTTTTGCCATCACCGGCAAATGCCCGTATTTTGAAGCGGCTGACTTGCTGGTGGCGGAAACCACCTGCGATGGTAAGAAAAAAATGTACGAGTTAATGGGTAAAATTAAACCCATGCATGTCATGAACTTACCCCAAAGTGCTGACTCGGAAGGTGCTTTAGAACAATGGACCCAAGAGATGCATCGTTTTAAAGCATGGCTGGAACAAAAATTTGCAGTGCAGATTACCGAAGAAGATATTCGCAAAGCCATTAAATTAATGAACCGTGAGAGAAATGCTTTAAGGCGACTGCACGCAGTGACTAAGTTTAAACCATCACCCATTACCGGCGTTGATCTGCTGGTGTCCGTATGGACCAAAGGTTTTAATGTAAATAAAGAGGAAGGCATTAAGCTGGTGGAAGACCTGGCCGCCGAAGTGGAAGCTATGGCCGCCCGTGGTGAAAGTCCCTTTACTGCGGATGCCCCCCGCATCCTCCTAACCGGCTGTCCCGTAGGCTTTGGTTCCGAGAAAGTGGTTAGACTTCTGGAAGAAAGTGGCGCTTCGGTGGTGGCCTTTGAAAATTGTTCGGGTTACAAGTCGCTGGATAGATTGGTGGACGAGGATCCCAACAAAGACGTAATGGTGGCCCTGGCCGAAAAATACCTGAATATTCCCTGCTCCTGCATGACTCCCAACCAGGGTAGATTGGAGTTAATTGGTAAACTGGCTAAGGAATATGAAGTAGACGGCGTTGTTGATTTGACCTGGCAAGCTTGCCATACCTACAATGTGGAGGCCTTTGTAATTCGGGACTACGTGCAAAAACAACTAAACTTACCCTATATGCATCTGGAAACCGATTATTCAGAATCCGATGTAGAGCAATTAAGGGTGCGGGTGCAGGCTTTTCTGGAGTTGATTCAGGGGTGA
- a CDS encoding DUF362 domain-containing protein → MTAKVYFADTRANVKQNLLDKLERLFVRSGIKDIVAPKDLVAIKVHFGERGNTAYIRPQFLRRVVDKVKEQGGKPFLTDANTLYVGSRANAVDHLQTAIENGWGYAVVNAPLIIADGLTGKEYTNVEVNLKHFKEVKIGSAALHADAFIAVSHLKGHELTGYGGVLKNIGMGLGSRSGKQMMHSDVKPAIDLEKCTGCRKCHQWCPAGAISMGEDKKSFIAAELCMGCGECTVSCPFGAIEVNWKTEPDVIQEKIAEYTYGVLKHYPGKCGFITFVNNVSPECDCCGWNDAPIVRDIGILASLDPVALDQACIDLINQEHGLPGSRLEGQPHGSDKFRALWPNVDWRKGLEYAESIGLGTRKYELIKI, encoded by the coding sequence TTGACAGCAAAGGTTTATTTTGCCGATACCAGAGCCAATGTAAAACAAAATCTACTGGACAAGCTGGAGCGGTTATTTGTACGGTCCGGCATTAAAGACATAGTGGCGCCCAAAGACCTGGTGGCCATTAAGGTACACTTTGGCGAACGGGGTAACACCGCCTATATCAGACCCCAGTTTCTAAGAAGAGTTGTGGACAAGGTCAAGGAACAAGGCGGCAAACCTTTCCTAACCGATGCCAATACACTATATGTTGGCAGCCGGGCCAATGCTGTTGATCATTTACAAACGGCCATTGAAAATGGTTGGGGTTATGCAGTAGTCAATGCTCCCCTCATCATTGCCGACGGCCTTACCGGCAAAGAATATACCAATGTAGAAGTGAATCTTAAGCACTTTAAAGAAGTTAAAATAGGTTCCGCGGCGTTGCATGCCGATGCCTTTATTGCCGTTAGCCACCTCAAGGGCCATGAGCTGACCGGATACGGCGGTGTGTTGAAGAACATCGGTATGGGTCTTGGGTCCCGCAGTGGTAAGCAAATGATGCACTCTGATGTAAAGCCGGCCATTGATCTGGAGAAATGCACCGGTTGCCGAAAATGTCATCAGTGGTGTCCCGCCGGTGCCATTTCCATGGGCGAAGACAAGAAATCCTTTATTGCCGCAGAATTATGTATGGGCTGCGGGGAATGTACCGTCAGCTGCCCCTTTGGTGCCATTGAGGTTAACTGGAAAACAGAGCCGGATGTAATTCAAGAAAAGATTGCTGAATACACCTATGGTGTATTGAAACACTACCCTGGTAAGTGCGGTTTCATTACCTTTGTAAACAATGTCTCTCCGGAATGCGATTGCTGCGGGTGGAACGATGCCCCCATTGTACGGGATATTGGTATTTTAGCCTCTTTAGATCCTGTGGCCTTAGATCAAGCATGCATTGATTTAATTAATCAGGAACACGGTCTACCTGGCTCCCGACTGGAGGGCCAACCCCATGGATCTGATAAGTTCCGGGCTCTTTGGCCTAATGTGGACTGGAGAAAGGGCCTGGAATATGCAGAAAGCATTGGTTTGGGTACCAGAAAGTATGAACTGATTAAAATTTGA
- a CDS encoding DUF503 domain-containing protein, with translation MIVGLMTVEIFISEANTLKDKRRVLKSIVDRVRSKFNVSIAEVDNQDLWQRATLGVAAVSNETGHVSQMLDAVVRSIEANGGAELIDYSIEIL, from the coding sequence TTGATTGTGGGTCTTATGACGGTAGAAATCTTTATTAGCGAAGCTAACACCCTTAAGGATAAAAGAAGGGTACTTAAAAGTATTGTTGACCGGGTTAGGAGTAAATTTAATGTTTCCATAGCTGAGGTGGATAACCAGGACCTGTGGCAGCGGGCCACATTAGGTGTGGCAGCGGTCAGTAATGAAACCGGCCATGTAAGTCAAATGCTGGACGCGGTGGTGAGGTCTATTGAAGCCAATGGGGGTGCTGAGTTAATCGATTACTCCATTGAAATTCTCTAA
- a CDS encoding zinc metalloprotease HtpX: MNNLKAILLMGVLSVILIAIGGAVGGPRGATIFLLISLAMNFFGYFYSDKMAIAMTGSQPISEQEAPELYDIIRKLTRRAGLPMPKVYITPSQQPNAFATGRNPQHAAVAVTEGLLYLCDRDELEGVLAHELAHIANRDILVSTIAATFAGAITWIANVVQWGAMFGGFRGDDEEGGGIGALLLAIIAPIAATIVQLAISRSREFGADELGARIAGTPDGLANALLKLERAAHHIPMQVNPAASHMFITNPLSARSVAKLFSTHPPIEERVRRLRQMRF; the protein is encoded by the coding sequence ATGAATAACCTTAAGGCAATTCTTCTAATGGGGGTCTTAAGCGTAATTCTCATTGCCATTGGTGGGGCTGTTGGTGGGCCGCGGGGTGCTACAATTTTCTTACTGATTTCTCTGGCCATGAACTTTTTTGGCTATTTCTATAGTGATAAGATGGCCATTGCTATGACCGGGTCACAACCGATATCTGAGCAAGAGGCACCGGAACTTTATGATATTATTAGAAAACTTACCCGGCGGGCGGGACTGCCTATGCCTAAGGTTTATATCACCCCTTCTCAGCAGCCCAATGCCTTTGCCACCGGGCGTAATCCCCAACATGCCGCCGTGGCGGTAACCGAAGGCTTACTTTACCTGTGTGACCGGGATGAGCTGGAAGGTGTACTGGCTCATGAATTGGCCCACATTGCCAACCGGGATATTTTAGTGAGTACCATTGCCGCCACCTTTGCCGGAGCCATTACCTGGATTGCTAACGTCGTTCAGTGGGGTGCCATGTTTGGCGGTTTCAGAGGTGACGATGAAGAAGGCGGCGGTATCGGGGCCCTGCTGCTGGCTATTATTGCGCCTATTGCTGCCACCATCGTGCAGTTAGCCATTTCCCGTTCCCGGGAATTTGGCGCTGATGAATTGGGGGCCAGAATTGCCGGTACACCTGATGGATTAGCCAATGCCTTGTTAAAATTAGAACGGGCGGCCCATCATATTCCTATGCAGGTTAACCCGGCGGCTTCCCACATGTTTATCACCAACCCACTGTCCGCCCGGTCAGTGGCAAAACTCTTTAGCACTCACCCGCCCATCGAAGAGCGTGTACGGCGGTTACGTCAAATGAGATTTTAA
- a CDS encoding MFS transporter encodes MDGLFLRIINSPSLAAFRHRNFRLFYSGQIISLIGFWMQNIALSWVVLELTNSPVLLGLVTFIQFLPNLLFSLFAGVIVDRWPRRTVIVGTQATFMILALILTLLSLNDILRYWHIIVFSILMGVTQSIDVPARQAFLVEMVGKNDLINAIALNSSMFNAARVIGPALGGIVLAAYGATACFFINTVSFAFVIGGLLAMKLEKRIIETANKDVLGQIKEGIGYIWRTPTVFIPMVLLASLSITAMNFGVLIPVFARDVLGQGPDGFGGLVSAQGLGSLAGAVILVILTGKRCQLKLLWLGATGLSLFQILLGQMHWYWATAALLVGAGWSMITLSSSVNSLIQIQVPDELRGRVMSVYSISFIGLSSLGGMFAGAVAKRYGAQLAFTLGGLLALLATVLLARKWRRLKQSYTNK; translated from the coding sequence ATGGATGGATTATTTTTGAGAATAATTAATTCTCCCTCTCTGGCTGCCTTCAGGCACCGTAATTTCCGGTTATTTTATAGTGGCCAGATAATATCTCTAATTGGTTTTTGGATGCAAAACATTGCTTTGTCCTGGGTAGTTTTGGAGTTAACAAATTCACCGGTGCTTCTAGGATTGGTTACATTCATTCAGTTTTTGCCTAATTTACTATTTTCCTTATTTGCCGGGGTTATAGTTGACCGGTGGCCAAGAAGAACGGTGATTGTCGGTACCCAGGCTACTTTTATGATCTTAGCCCTGATCTTAACCCTGCTAAGTCTAAACGATATATTAAGGTATTGGCACATTATTGTTTTCAGTATATTGATGGGCGTCACTCAGTCTATAGATGTACCGGCCAGGCAAGCCTTTTTGGTAGAAATGGTCGGTAAAAATGATTTAATTAATGCCATAGCTTTAAATTCATCTATGTTTAATGCCGCACGGGTGATTGGCCCGGCCCTGGGTGGTATTGTGCTAGCCGCCTACGGGGCTACGGCCTGTTTCTTTATTAATACCGTAAGTTTTGCTTTTGTTATTGGTGGTCTGCTGGCTATGAAGTTGGAAAAGAGAATCATCGAAACAGCAAACAAAGATGTGTTGGGTCAAATTAAAGAAGGTATTGGTTATATTTGGCGGACCCCGACGGTATTTATTCCGATGGTCTTGCTGGCCTCGTTGAGCATCACGGCCATGAACTTCGGGGTATTAATACCGGTGTTTGCCCGAGATGTACTGGGACAAGGACCCGATGGATTTGGTGGTTTGGTATCGGCCCAGGGGTTGGGTTCTCTGGCCGGAGCAGTTATTTTAGTTATTTTGACAGGTAAACGATGCCAACTAAAATTACTTTGGCTGGGGGCCACCGGCTTATCTCTATTTCAGATACTGTTGGGCCAAATGCATTGGTACTGGGCGACAGCCGCTTTATTAGTGGGAGCCGGGTGGAGCATGATAACATTATCCTCTTCGGTAAATAGCCTGATTCAAATACAAGTCCCTGATGAATTAAGGGGGCGGGTGATGAGTGTTTATTCTATCTCCTTTATCGGACTGTCATCCTTAGGGGGGATGTTCGCCGGGGCGGTGGCTAAGCGATATGGTGCCCAGCTGGCCTTTACTTTGGGTGGACTGTTGGCTTTGCTGGCTACTGTCCTTTTAGCCCGAAAATGGCGGCGGCTGAAGCAGTCGTATACAAACAAATAG
- the deoC gene encoding deoxyribose-phosphate aldolase, which translates to MNINLAPMIDHTILKPNITDEQIHRLCAEAKEYGFAAVCINPCYVSLAASLLKDTGVKVCTVIGFPLGANTTTAKIFEAQEAILAGANELDYVLNISDVMNNRLDLVQREMERFAQLRASSTNPIVVKVILETCYLTDEQVIKVCQLAKEAGLDFVKTSTGFGTGGATPKHVQLMRETVGPTMGVKAAGGIRSYEDALAMVKAGANRIGTSSGVAIVTEQTF; encoded by the coding sequence ATGAACATTAATCTGGCACCGATGATAGACCACACCATATTAAAACCAAATATCACCGATGAACAAATCCACCGTCTTTGCGCCGAGGCGAAGGAATACGGTTTTGCCGCGGTATGTATTAATCCCTGCTATGTTTCCCTGGCTGCCTCATTATTAAAGGACACTGGAGTAAAGGTATGTACAGTTATTGGCTTTCCGTTGGGGGCTAATACCACTACGGCTAAAATCTTTGAAGCTCAAGAAGCTATTCTGGCAGGGGCTAATGAGCTGGATTATGTACTTAATATCAGCGATGTAATGAATAACAGGCTGGACTTAGTTCAGCGGGAAATGGAGCGGTTTGCCCAGTTGCGGGCGAGTTCCACCAACCCAATTGTGGTTAAAGTTATTTTAGAAACCTGTTACCTCACGGATGAACAAGTAATTAAGGTTTGCCAGTTAGCTAAAGAAGCAGGGTTGGATTTTGTTAAAACATCCACCGGTTTTGGTACCGGGGGAGCAACGCCAAAGCATGTTCAATTGATGCGAGAAACTGTAGGACCCACCATGGGCGTAAAAGCTGCCGGCGGAATTCGGTCCTATGAAGATGCATTGGCTATGGTGAAGGCAGGTGCCAATAGGATTGGCACAAGTTCCGGGGTGGCCATAGTTACTGAGCAAACATTTTAA
- a CDS encoding glutathionylspermidine synthase family protein — MYLNKYFKEYVDIVQGNPNQCFNDYTRIKSMLDNSSAKFNGETIPFLYQPMFFTAADIQAFNNLTNIMIGILNKVINTFLASANFRKKFNFSKLLEELILVDPGYSIHVPMARLDLFYHGPDSFKFCELNADGSSGMNKSNVLERIFLNSAPIKKMKTKYKVKYYELIEKWVDESIQNYRQFNPDVKKPNVVIVDWEDAGNIKEFEAFQKVYREKGYRAEIADPRQLKYNGKELTYRDMKVDLIYRRLVTSELIHCHHEIEDFINAYKDRAVCVVGPIRSEIIHNKIIFKILHHDADFLNQEEKKFIQKHIPYTGEFMGDAEIFRRVLENKDNYVIKPTNMYAAAGVYLGRDFNEREWRHILEQCWGKNYLYQEYCQPFYGELVEFKDGQLVMSNFNQMIGLFVYNEKFSGLYTRVGKNNTISQQHGYYILPNYFLAE; from the coding sequence GTGTACCTGAATAAGTATTTTAAGGAATATGTCGATATTGTCCAAGGGAACCCCAACCAATGTTTCAATGACTACACCAGAATAAAAAGTATGTTAGATAATTCCAGCGCCAAGTTTAATGGAGAAACAATTCCCTTTTTATACCAACCCATGTTTTTCACTGCTGCCGATATTCAGGCTTTTAATAACTTGACTAATATTATGATAGGGATTTTAAATAAAGTAATTAATACATTTTTGGCGTCAGCGAATTTTAGAAAGAAATTTAATTTTTCTAAGTTATTGGAGGAACTTATTTTGGTGGACCCCGGATATAGTATCCATGTACCTATGGCCAGGTTGGATTTGTTTTATCATGGTCCTGATTCATTTAAATTTTGTGAGCTTAATGCTGATGGATCCTCCGGTATGAATAAGTCTAATGTACTGGAAAGGATATTCCTAAATTCTGCTCCCATTAAAAAAATGAAGACTAAATATAAAGTTAAATATTATGAACTGATTGAGAAGTGGGTGGATGAAAGTATACAAAATTATCGTCAGTTCAATCCAGACGTAAAGAAACCAAATGTGGTTATTGTTGATTGGGAAGATGCCGGTAACATAAAAGAGTTTGAGGCTTTTCAAAAAGTATACCGAGAGAAAGGATACCGGGCAGAAATAGCCGATCCGAGACAACTCAAATATAACGGTAAGGAACTCACTTACCGGGATATGAAGGTGGATTTAATTTATAGAAGGTTGGTCACCAGTGAACTAATCCACTGCCACCATGAAATAGAGGACTTTATTAATGCGTATAAAGACAGAGCAGTTTGTGTGGTGGGTCCCATCCGTTCGGAAATAATACATAATAAAATTATTTTTAAAATATTGCATCATGATGCTGATTTTTTAAATCAAGAAGAAAAGAAATTTATTCAAAAGCATATACCTTATACCGGGGAATTTATGGGCGATGCAGAAATATTTCGCCGGGTATTAGAAAATAAGGATAATTATGTGATAAAGCCAACCAACATGTATGCTGCCGCCGGGGTATATCTGGGTAGAGATTTTAATGAAAGAGAATGGCGGCATATATTAGAACAATGTTGGGGAAAAAATTATTTATATCAGGAGTATTGCCAGCCTTTTTATGGTGAATTGGTTGAATTTAAAGATGGGCAACTTGTTATGTCAAATTTCAACCAAATGATTGGGCTGTTTGTGTATAATGAAAAATTCTCTGGCTTGTATACCAGGGTAGGTAAAAACAACACCATTTCCCAGCAGCATGGGTATTACATATTACCTAATTACTTTTTGGCAGAGTAA